A stretch of Halomonas elongata DSM 2581 DNA encodes these proteins:
- the malE gene encoding maltose/maltodextrin ABC transporter substrate-binding protein MalE, with translation MTRRYALPACLAAIALGGSPALAFEDDSLTIWMGDNKGPEGIREVAERFTQETGIDVEIVNPDNLTDRFQQAAGSGKGPDIVIWAHDRMGEWAQSGLIKTMSPSTEYRERYFDFTWDAMVWNGETYGYPISVESLGLIYNKDIVQTPPESFEALAELDAELSEEGKKAILFDYGEPYYGWPLLAANGGYPYKRTAEGYDVGDIGVNNAGAVEGAQRLRELIDSGVLPEGTDYNVMASRFNRGEVATMISGPWAWSNLEKSGIDFGVAPLPKVGEKRAKPLFGVTAAMINAASPNDFLATEFLEGYLLDEEGLRTFNSDGSLGAVAHRAYQAELGENPNIAATLANAEIGDPMPNIPEMGAFWSAMEPALQNIGSGRQAPQAALDAAAERMRTSIQ, from the coding sequence ATGACACGACGCTACGCACTGCCGGCCTGCCTGGCGGCGATCGCCCTGGGGGGATCGCCGGCACTGGCCTTCGAGGACGACTCCCTGACGATCTGGATGGGGGACAACAAGGGGCCGGAAGGCATCCGCGAGGTGGCCGAGCGCTTCACGCAGGAGACGGGCATCGACGTCGAGATCGTCAATCCCGACAACCTCACCGATCGCTTCCAGCAGGCCGCCGGCAGCGGCAAGGGGCCGGATATCGTCATCTGGGCTCATGATCGCATGGGCGAATGGGCCCAGAGCGGGTTGATCAAGACGATGTCGCCGTCGACGGAGTATCGCGAGCGCTACTTCGATTTCACCTGGGACGCGATGGTCTGGAATGGCGAAACCTACGGTTATCCCATTTCGGTGGAGTCGCTGGGCCTGATCTACAACAAGGATATCGTCCAGACACCGCCGGAAAGTTTCGAGGCCCTGGCCGAGCTCGACGCCGAACTGAGCGAGGAGGGCAAGAAGGCGATCCTGTTCGACTACGGCGAACCCTATTACGGCTGGCCCCTGCTGGCCGCCAATGGTGGTTATCCTTACAAGCGGACCGCCGAGGGATATGACGTCGGCGACATCGGCGTCAACAATGCCGGGGCCGTGGAGGGTGCGCAACGCCTGCGCGAGCTGATCGACTCCGGCGTGCTGCCCGAGGGAACCGACTACAACGTCATGGCCTCGCGCTTCAATCGTGGCGAGGTGGCGACCATGATCAGCGGCCCCTGGGCCTGGAGCAACCTGGAAAAGAGCGGCATCGACTTCGGCGTGGCGCCGCTGCCCAAGGTGGGGGAGAAAAGGGCGAAGCCGCTGTTCGGGGTGACCGCGGCCATGATCAATGCCGCTTCGCCCAACGATTTCCTGGCCACCGAATTCCTCGAGGGCTACCTGCTCGATGAAGAAGGGCTGCGGACCTTCAACAGCGACGGTTCGCTGGGCGCGGTGGCGCATCGGGCCTATCAGGCGGAACTGGGCGAGAACCCCAATATCGCGGCCACCCTGGCCAACGCCGAGATCGGCGACCCCATGCCCAACATTCCCGAGATGGGGGCCTTCTGGTCGGCCATGGAGCCGGCGCTGCAGAACATCGGCAGTGGCCGCCAGGCACCACAGGCCGCGCTCGATGCTGCCGCCGAGCGCATGCGTACCTCGATTCAGTGA
- the malT gene encoding HTH-type transcriptional regulator MalT: MPLIHDKLMAPALPPTTVARERLNDHFALSEHTRLMVVQAPSGYGKSTLMAERLPALEQPAAWLRLEAQDDDPLRFARYFAAALGTLCRQHLGLSLLEDDETQPLASRIDGWLTVLPDRAPPCRLVIDEFEHLRSPELLEDLRYWLRHQPRWLTLTVISRSRPDLGLAALRLRGELEEVGPAQLAFTLDDSRTLSDQQLSFPPTRVSLERALRLTGGWAMAINWLFERTTTTASFDALLERLDGAHPDFVAWFDDLMHEALEESDRVLVHQLGVLERFSPHLVARLLEGEQAGRRLEALEQAGIFIERDDPHSTWCRFHPLFAQYLRYCRGELSLEAQRDLHRRASHAWLAMGDPALAVTQMTAAHDPETLAALVEAEGPGLLDRGQCAPLARALDALGDARLSASPRLTLLWGWVTHAQYQFSHTERVIGWIEARHDQDEWQELTAEFATLRAQLAINRGEAQHAAPLAERALNLPATYLPGTPLAAAAILCESRFVQGYLEESLRRVRDVAAEARRRGDDQRLLWAHCHESETLVAMGRLQAAHDIQQRAVAHIEHHRLQHLPIVEFVHRIRSQLLWEWHRLDEAEQAALDGIAVLDSQGEHWTLQCHVSLAKTALAKGDHTQCGDHIRRIRKVLAEGDYHIDWRANAHATLLAWWAGQRDLEAIERWRQEAPAANPAGATNHFTQCNARNHARALMHLGRFEPARELLEALETQTQRLGLVTDANRNRLCLARLEWLDGNRQAALSHLAQALELASRTALVGSFLRLEDDLAPMLDRLLENDGLNDLTRQRAERLLDLVRRRRDYGRAVRLMFDDDVIDGLVARPDVPELIRTSPLTRREWQILGLIHAGLSNERIAERLSVAPTTIKTHIRSLYQKQNIRHRDEAIALAGQLLERIQGEAPAPAVASTPPPPPSYA, encoded by the coding sequence ATGCCGTTGATCCATGACAAGCTGATGGCTCCCGCTCTGCCCCCGACCACTGTGGCCCGCGAGCGGCTCAACGACCATTTCGCGCTCAGCGAGCATACGCGCTTGATGGTGGTCCAGGCCCCCTCCGGCTACGGCAAGAGCACCCTGATGGCCGAACGGCTGCCGGCCCTGGAGCAACCCGCCGCCTGGCTGCGCCTGGAGGCCCAGGACGACGATCCGCTGCGCTTCGCGCGCTACTTCGCTGCCGCGCTGGGGACGCTCTGTCGCCAGCATCTCGGCCTTTCCCTGCTCGAGGACGACGAGACCCAGCCGCTGGCCTCACGCATCGACGGCTGGCTGACGGTACTACCCGACCGGGCGCCCCCCTGTCGCCTGGTCATCGACGAGTTCGAGCACCTGCGATCGCCGGAGTTGCTGGAGGACCTGCGCTACTGGCTGCGCCATCAGCCGCGCTGGTTGACCCTGACCGTTATCTCCCGCTCACGCCCGGATCTCGGGCTCGCCGCCCTGCGCCTGCGCGGTGAACTCGAGGAAGTCGGCCCGGCGCAACTGGCCTTCACCCTCGATGACAGCCGCACGCTGAGCGATCAGCAACTGAGCTTCCCGCCCACCCGGGTCAGCCTGGAGCGTGCCCTGCGGCTCACCGGCGGCTGGGCCATGGCCATCAACTGGCTGTTCGAGCGCACCACCACCACCGCCAGTTTCGATGCCCTGCTGGAACGCCTGGACGGTGCCCATCCCGATTTCGTGGCCTGGTTCGACGACCTGATGCACGAGGCCCTGGAGGAATCGGACCGCGTGCTGGTGCACCAGCTCGGCGTGCTCGAGCGCTTCTCCCCTCACCTGGTCGCCCGGCTGCTCGAAGGTGAGCAGGCTGGACGCCGTCTCGAGGCGCTGGAGCAGGCCGGAATCTTCATCGAACGCGACGATCCCCACTCGACCTGGTGCCGCTTCCATCCCTTGTTCGCCCAGTACCTGCGCTACTGTCGCGGCGAGCTCAGCCTGGAGGCCCAACGCGATCTGCACCGCCGCGCCAGCCATGCCTGGCTGGCCATGGGCGATCCGGCCCTGGCGGTGACGCAGATGACCGCGGCGCACGACCCCGAGACACTGGCCGCCCTGGTCGAAGCCGAGGGACCGGGGCTGCTCGATCGCGGACAGTGCGCTCCTCTGGCCCGCGCCCTGGACGCCCTGGGCGACGCTCGCCTGTCGGCGTCTCCCCGCCTGACGCTGTTGTGGGGCTGGGTCACCCACGCCCAGTACCAGTTCTCGCACACCGAGCGCGTCATCGGCTGGATCGAGGCGCGACACGACCAGGACGAATGGCAGGAACTGACCGCCGAGTTCGCCACCCTGCGCGCCCAGCTCGCCATCAACCGTGGCGAGGCCCAGCACGCCGCACCGCTGGCCGAACGCGCCCTGAACCTCCCCGCCACCTACCTGCCCGGCACCCCCTTGGCCGCCGCCGCCATTCTCTGCGAATCGCGTTTCGTGCAGGGATACCTGGAGGAGTCGCTGCGTCGCGTTCGCGATGTCGCGGCCGAGGCTCGACGACGCGGCGACGATCAGCGCCTGCTCTGGGCCCACTGCCATGAATCGGAAACCCTGGTCGCCATGGGCCGGCTGCAGGCCGCCCACGACATCCAGCAGCGTGCCGTGGCGCATATCGAGCACCATCGGCTGCAGCACCTGCCCATCGTCGAATTCGTGCATCGCATCCGCAGCCAGCTGCTGTGGGAGTGGCACCGGCTCGACGAGGCCGAACAGGCCGCGCTCGACGGTATCGCCGTACTCGACAGCCAGGGCGAACACTGGACCCTGCAGTGCCATGTCAGCCTGGCCAAGACAGCCCTGGCGAAAGGCGACCATACCCAGTGCGGCGACCATATCCGCCGTATCCGCAAGGTCCTGGCCGAAGGCGACTACCATATCGACTGGCGGGCCAATGCCCACGCCACCCTGCTCGCCTGGTGGGCGGGCCAGCGCGACCTGGAGGCCATCGAACGCTGGCGTCAGGAAGCCCCGGCGGCGAATCCGGCCGGCGCCACCAACCACTTCACCCAGTGCAATGCGCGCAATCACGCACGAGCCCTCATGCACCTGGGACGCTTCGAGCCGGCACGCGAGCTGCTCGAGGCCCTGGAAACGCAGACGCAACGCCTGGGGCTGGTGACCGACGCCAATCGCAATCGGCTTTGCCTGGCCCGGCTCGAGTGGCTGGACGGCAATCGACAGGCCGCCCTTTCGCACCTCGCTCAGGCACTCGAACTGGCCTCGCGCACCGCCCTGGTCGGCAGCTTCCTGCGCCTCGAGGATGACCTGGCACCCATGCTCGATCGCCTGCTGGAAAATGACGGCCTGAACGACCTGACGCGCCAGCGTGCCGAACGCCTGCTCGATCTGGTGCGGCGGCGTCGCGACTACGGACGCGCGGTCCGTCTGATGTTCGACGATGACGTGATCGATGGCCTGGTCGCGCGCCCCGATGTGCCCGAACTGATCCGCACATCGCCGCTGACGCGTCGCGAGTGGCAGATTCTCGGCCTCATCCACGCCGGACTCTCCAACGAGCGGATCGCCGAACGCCTGAGCGTGGCCCCCACGACCATCAAGACCCACATTCGCAGCCTGTATCAGAAGCAGAACATTCGTCACCGCGACGAAGCCATCGCCCTGGCGGGCCAGTTGCTCGAACGCATCCAGGGCGAGGCACCGGCTCCCGCCGTCGCCTCCACCCCGCCTCCTCCCCCGAGCTACGCCTGA